From Asterias rubens chromosome 3, eAstRub1.3, whole genome shotgun sequence, the proteins below share one genomic window:
- the LOC117288366 gene encoding organic cation transporter protein-like produces MKFDDILVEIGVFGKYQKVLGVLLYLCSIPLSEHAIAQVFLAAKTDHWCAVPESQSLNCSSLESDCLELQKELTLPFTVDEDGNTVYSECERYLNARSSPEQGVSNLTDGQDDGWTNETIECDAGWEYDRSQYKTTVIQDFDLVCAKADMSGIAQSVFFAGFLSGSLIWGAVADWAGRRPTFFVCVTMSLVSATSVSFMPNFASFAAMRFFVAAGNYGIYLMAFILVSEIVGPDYRVQVGTMLSVCFALGYVLLSLFAYLLREWRHLQLALSLPISIFLLYFIFLPESPRWLISKKRYKEAKKVIDTIAEVNGTQVPENLFDDPEDHDEKEKTTESSTSRQPTHIDLFRTPNMRKKTINLLYNWFVSGFVYYGLSLSTSSLGIDPYIAAFVSGAVDFPAFISSWYFMQRFGRRISVCCYLGIAGLACLITSCISPGIGRAVVAMIGKFGIAGSFNAIYTLSVELYPTPIRTIGVGLSSMSARISGTLAPVILLLGKFWEPLPLVIFGTSAVVAGALTLLLPETLNQPLPETIEEGEIFGKGQSFYLMTPKESCKPEPSSSDTKYKHIPDEEHTEV; encoded by the exons ATGAAGTTTGATGATATTTTAGTAGAGATCGGGGTTTTTGGCAAGTATCAGAAAGTTCTTGGAGTACTGCTGTATCTGTGTTCTATACCCCTATCGGAGCACGCCATAGCTCAGGTGTTTCTGGCGGCCAAGACAGACCATTGGTGTGCTGTTCCTGAAAGTCAATCTCTAAACTGTAGCTCTCTAGAGTCGGATTGTCTGGAGTTGCAAAAGGAGTTAACCCTACCGTTCACTGTCGACGAGGATGGGAACACGGTGTATTCCGAATGCGAGCGGTACCTCAATGCTCGGAGTAGTCCGGAGCAAGGTGTCTCCAATTTGACGGACGGTCAGGATGATGGCTGGACCAATGAAACCATCGAGTGTGATGCAGGGTGGGAGTACGATCGATCCCAGTATAAAACAACTGTCATACAAGAC TTTGATCTGGTGTGTGCTAAGGCCGACATGTCCGGTATCGCGCAGTCCGTCTTCTTTGCCGGTTTCCTCAGCGGATCTCTCATCTGGGGAGCAGTTGCTGATTG GGCCGGTAGGCGACCAACGTTCTTCGTTTGTGTCACAATGTCACTCGTCTCAGCAACTTCTGTTAGTTTCATGCCGAACTTTGCTTCATTCGCTGCCATGAGGTTCTTTGTAGCAGCAGGAAACTACGGCATATATTTGATGGCGTTCATTTTAG TGTCTGAGATTGTTGGTCCTGATTACCGGGTGCAGGTGGGTACCATGTTATCAGTGTGTTTTGCACTGGGATACGTACTCTTGTCTCTGTTTGCGTATCTTCTTCGTGAGTGGCGTCATCTTCAGCTAGCACTATCTCTACCAATTTCGATATTCCTCTTATATTTCAT ATTTCTTCCAGAGTCTCCGCGATGGCTCATCTCGAAGAAAAGGTACAAGGAAGCAAAGAAGGTCATCGATACAATTGCTGAGGTCAACGGGACTCAAGTCCCAGAAAACTTATTTGACGATCCGGAGGACCATGATGAAAAGGAG AAAACCACTGAAAGTTCCACGAGTCGACAGCCGACCCACATCGATCTGTTCCGAACACCAAATATGAGGAAGAAGACAATTAATCTATTGTACAATTG GTTTGTATCCGGGTTTGTGTACTACGGACTTTCTCTTAGTACTTCAAGTCTTGGGATCGATCCATACATTGCTGCTTTCGTATCTGGAGCTGTTGATTTCCCAGCCTTCATTTCCAGTTGGTATTTCATGCAGAGATTCGGTCGTCGTATATCAGTCTGTTGCTACTTGGGTATTGCTGGATTGGCGTGTCTCATTACGTCGTGTATCT CTCCTGGTATTGGACGGGCTGTAGTGGCGATGATTGGAAAGTTTGGCATAGCAGGTTCTTTCAACGCGATTTACACACTGTCTGTTGAATTGTACCCAACACCCATAAG AACCATCGGTGTTGGTTTATCATCCATGTCAGCTAGGATCAGTGGTACCCTGGCCCCGGTCATCCTCTTACTCGGCAAGTTCTGGGAACCACTTCCGTTGGTCATCTTCGGTACCAGTGCTGTCGTAGCGGGCGCACTCACTCTACTTTTACCCGAGACGCTGAACCAACCTTTACCAGAAACGATTGAAGAAGGAGAAATATTTGGAA AGGGACAGAGTTTCTACCTGATGACACCAAAGGAATCGTGCAAACCTGAGCCTAGCAGCAGTGACACCAAGTACAAACATATTCCAGATGAGGAACATACAGaagtttaa